A part of Entelurus aequoreus isolate RoL-2023_Sb linkage group LG03, RoL_Eaeq_v1.1, whole genome shotgun sequence genomic DNA contains:
- the LOC133645963 gene encoding uncharacterized protein LOC133645963, producing MPPMSPVTMVPKLPVTMVPKLPVTMPPMSPLTMVHKLPVTMPPMSLVTMPPMSPLTIPPMSPVTMPPMSPVTMVPKLPVTMVPKLPVTMPPMSPLTMVPKQPVTMPPMSPVTMPPMSPLTMPPMSPVTMSPMSPVTMVPKLPVTMVSKLPVTMPPMPPMSPLTMPPMSPITMPPMSPVTMVPKLPVTMPLMSPVTMVPMSPLTMPPMSPVTMPPMSPVTMVPKLPVAMPPMSPVTMPPMSPLTMVPKLPLTMPPMYPVTMPPMSPLTMVPKLPVTMPPMSPFTMVPKLPVTIPPMSPVTMVPKLPVTVPPMAPVTMVPKLPVTMVPKLPVTMPPMSPLTMVPNPQLPVTMPPMSPVTMPPMSPLTMSPMSPITMPPMSPVTMVPKLPVTMPLMSPVTMVPMSPLTMPPMSPVTMPPMSPVTMVPKLPVTIPPMSPVTMPPMSPLTMVPKLPVNMPLMSPLTMVLKLPVTIPPMSPVTMVPKLPVTMPPMSPVTMPPMSPLTMVPKLPVNMPPMSPLTMVLKLPVTIPPMSPVTMVPKLPVTIPPMSPVTMVPKLPVTMVPKLPVTMPPMSPVTMVPPDVTQPQKNKGKKKKYKSQSVDF from the coding sequence ATGCCGCCTATGTCCCCCGTCACCATGGTCCCTAAGTTACCCGTCACCATGGTCCCTAAGTTACCCGTCACCATGCCGCCCATGTCACCCCTCACCATGGTCCATAAGTTACCCGTCACCATGCCGCCCATGTCCCTCGTCACCATGCCGCCCATGTCACCCCTCACCATTCCGCCCATGTCCCCCGTCACCATGCCGCCTATGTCCCCCGTCACCATGGTCCCTAAGTTACCCGTCACCATGGTCCCTAAGTTACCCGTCACCATGCCGCCCATGTCACCCCTTACCATGGTCCCTAAGCAACCCGTCACCATGCCGCCCATGTCCCCCGTCACCATGCCGCCCATGTCACCCCTCACCATGCCGCCCATGTCCCCCGTCACCATGTCGCCCATGTCCCCCGTCACCATGGTCCCTAAGTTACCCGTCACCATGGTCTCTAAGTTACCCGTCACCATGCCGCCCATGCCGCCCATGTCACCCCTCACCATGCCGCCCATGTCCCCCATCACCATGCCGCCTATGTCCCCCGTCACCATGGTCCCTAAGTTACCCGTCACCATGCCGCTCATGTCCCCCGTCACCATGGTCCCTATGTCACCCCTCACCATGCCGCCCATGTCCCCCGTCACCATGCCGCCTATGTCCCCCGTCACCATGGTCCCTAAGTTACCCGTCGCCATGCCGCCCATGTCCCCTGTCACCATGCCGCCCATGTCACCCCTCACAATGGTCCCTAAGTTACCCCTCACCATGCCGCCCATGTACCCCGTCACCATGCCGCCCATGTCACCCCTCACCATGGTCCCTAAGTTACCCGTCACCATGCCGCCTATGTCACCCTTCACCATGGTCCCTAAGTTACCCGTCACCATTCCGCCCATGTCCCCCGTCACCATGGTCCCTAAGTTACCCGTCACCGTGCCGCCCATGGCCCCCGTCACCATGGTCCCTAAGTTACCCGTCACCATGGTCCCTAAGTTACCCGTCACCATGCCGCCCATGTCACCCCTCACCATGGTCCCCAATCCACAATTACCCGTCACCATGCCGCCCATGTCCCCCGTCACCATGCCGCCCATGTCACCCCTCACCATGTCGCCCATGTCCCCCATCACCATGCCGCCTATGTCCCCCGTCACCATGGTCCCTAAGTTACCCGTCACCATGCCGCTCATGTCCCCCGTCACCATGGTCCCTATGTCACCCCTCACCATGCCGCCCATGTCCCCCGTCACCATGCCGCCTATGTCCCCCGTCACCATGGTCCCTAAGTTACCCGTCACCATTCCGCCCATGTCCCCTGTCACCATGCCGCCCATGTCACCCCTCACCATGGTCCCTAAGTTACCCGTCAACATGCCGCTTATGTCACCCCTCACCATGGTCCTTAAGTTACCCGTCACCATTCCGCCCATGTCCCCCGTCACCATGGTCCCTAAGTTACCCGTCACCATGCCGCCCATGTCCCCTGTCACCATGCCACCCATGTCACCCCTCACCATGGTCCCTAAGTTACCCGTCAACATGCCGCCTATGTCACCCCTCACCATGGTCCTTAAGTTACCCGTCACCATCCCGCCCATGTCCCCCGTCACCATGGTCCCTAAGTTACCCGTCACCATTCCGCCCATGTCCCCCGTCACCATGGTCCCTAAGTTACCCGTCACCATGGTCCCTAAGTTACCCGTCACCATGCCGCCCATGTCCCCCGTCACCATGGTCCCGCCCGACGTGACGCAGCCGCAGAAAAACAAAGGGAAAAAGAAAAAGTACAAGAGCCAGTCGGTTGATTTCTAG